The following coding sequences are from one Salmo trutta chromosome 36, fSalTru1.1, whole genome shotgun sequence window:
- the LOC115176323 gene encoding macoilin-1-like isoform X1 yields the protein MKRRNADCSKLRRPLKRNRITEGIYSSTFLYLKFLVVWVLVLLADFVLEFRFEYLWPFWLFIRSVYDSFRYQGLAFSVFFVCVAFTSDIICLLFIPVQWLFFAASTYVWVQYVWHTERGVCLPTVSLWILFVYMEAAIRFKDLKNFHVDLCRPFAAHCIGYPVVTLGFGFKSYVSYRMRLRKQKEVQKENEFYMQLLQQALPPEQQLLQRQEREAEEAAMAKGVSSEMDLAPPVSQNGATPGKKNPVNSSVPLPELEYREKGRDGNSKEREGKQQQQHTIGINNNNSILHTLDSTLQETEYMDNMGGKRLNNDLGRGEITHTPKEEEEVVGGGGENTHTPKEEVGGTGGGGKNYKNARGGGGVATNSSPRNHSSTNGSVPSSGSSNKNEKKQKSAGKGAANQKDPVENCIPNNQLGKPEALVRLEQDVKRLKADLQASRQLESDLRSHLSSLTSQDRSLRSELGQLRQDNEMLQNKLYSAVQAKQKDKQTVSQLEKRLKAEQEARALAEKQLAEERKRKKVEEATAARAVALAAASRGECTDSLRGRIRELETECKKLSIDMKLKEEHIRELEGKCQELRKYKENEKDMEVLMSALSAMQDKTQHLENSLSAETRIKLDLFSALGDAKRQLEIAQGQIHQRDQEIAELKQKIAEVMAVMPSISYSNDSSSLSPVTPHYSSKFMDNSPSSLDPNASVYQPLKK from the exons ATGAAGCGGCGCAATGCGGACTGCAGCAAGCTCCGACGGCCGTTAAAACGGAACCGAATCACCGAGGGTATATATAGCAG tacgtTCCTGTATCTGAAGTTTCTGGTGGTGTGGGTGCTGGTGCTGCTGGCAGACTTTGTGTTGGAGTTCAGGTTTGAGTACCTGTGGCCCTTCTGGCTCTTCATACGCAGTGTCTATGACTCATTCAGATACCAGGGgctg gcgTTCTCagtgttctttgtgtgtgtggcGTTTACATCTGACATCATCTGCCTCCTCTTTATCCCTGTCCAATGGCTGTTCTTCGCTGCCAGCACCTACGTGTGGGTCCAGTACGTCTGGCACACAG agagaggagtgtgtctACCCACCGTATCGCTATGGATACTGTTTGTTTACATGGAAGCTGCCATCCGCTTCAAGGACCTGAAGAACTTCCATGTGGACCTGTGTCGGCCCTTCGCTGCTCACTG TATTGGCTACCCCGTGGTGACTCTGGGCTTTGGCTTTAAGAGTTACGTCAGCTATAGGATGAGACTGAGGAAACAGAAGGAGGTGCAGAAGGAGAATGAGTTTTACATGCAGCTCCTACAGCAAGCTCTGCCCCCAGAGCAACAGTtgctacagagacaggagagagaggcagaggagg CAGCCATGGCTAAAGGTGTGTCATCAGAGATGGACTTAGCCCCTCCGGTCTCCCAAAACGGGGCTACACCCGGCAAGAAGAACCCCGTTAACTCTTCTGTCCCCTTACCGGAACTGGAGTAccgggagaaagggagagacggCAACAGCAAGGAGCGGGAGggcaaacaacaacaacaacacacaataggaatcaacaacaacaacagtatcctccacacactggactccacgTTACAGGAGACAGAGTATATGGATAACATGGGGGGGAAGAGACTGAACAACGACCTCGGTAGAGGAGAAATCACACACACTcccaaagaggaggaggaggtggtgggaggaggaggagagaacacacacactcctaaagaggaggtggggggaacagggggaggagggaaaaACTACAAAAACGCCAGAGGAGGAGGCGGTGTGGCCACCAACTCCTCACCTCGGAATCACAGCTCCACCAATGGGAGCGTGCCGTCGTCTGGCTCGTCCAATAAGAACGAGAAGAAGCAGAAGTCGGCGGGGAAAGGAGCAGCCAATCAGAAGGATCCCGTGGAGAACTGCATTCCCAACAATCAACTGGGCAAGCCGGAAGCTCTCGTGCg gttggAGCAGGATGTGAAACGGCTGAAGGCAGACCTGCAGGCGAGCCGTCAGCTGGAGTCAGATTTACgttctcacctctcctccctgaccagccAGGACAGGAGTCTGCGCTCAGAGCTGGGCCAGCTGCGACAAGACAACGAGATGCTGCAGAACaa gctctACAGTGCTGTCCAGGCCAAGCAGAAGGACAAGCAGACTGTCTCCCAGCTAGAGAAGAGGCTGAAGGCAGAGCAGGAGGCGCGGGCGCTGGCGGAGAAACAGCTGgctgaggagaggaagaggaagaaagtgGAGGAAGCCACCGCAGCCCGGGCTGTAGCACTGGCCGCAGCCTCCAG GGGTGAGTGTACTGACTCCCTGCGTGGTCGGATCAGAGAGTTGGAGACGGAGTGTAAGAAACTCAGCATCGACATGAAACTCAAAGAAGAGCACATAAGAGAGCTGGAGGGGAAATGCCAG gaGCTGCGTAAGTACAAGGAGAATGAGAAGGACATGGAGGTGTTAATGTCGGCGCTGTCGGCCATGCAGGATAAAACCCAGCACCTGGAGAACAGCCTGTCTGCTGAGACCAGGATCAAACTAGACCTCTTCTCTGCCCTGGGGGACGCCAAAAGACAGCTGGAGATCGCACAAG gTCAGATCCACCAGAGAGACCAGGAGATAGCAGAGTTGAAGCAGAAGATAGCTGAGGTGATGGCGGTGATGCCCAGCATCTCCTACAGCAACGACAGCAGCAGCCTCAGCCCCGTTACCCCACACTACTCCTCCAAGTTCATGGACAATAGTCCCTCTTCCCTGGATCCCAACGCTTCTGTCTACCAGCCACTCAAAAAGtga
- the LOC115176323 gene encoding macoilin-1-like isoform X2: MKRRNADCSKLRRPLKRNRITEGIYSSTFLYLKFLVVWVLVLLADFVLEFRFEYLWPFWLFIRSVYDSFRYQGLAFSVFFVCVAFTSDIICLLFIPVQWLFFAASTYVWVQYVWHTERGVCLPTVSLWILFVYMEAAIRFKDLKNFHVDLCRPFAAHCIGYPVVTLGFGFKSYVSYRMRLRKQKEVQKENEFYMQLLQQALPPEQQLLQRQEREAEEAMAKGVSSEMDLAPPVSQNGATPGKKNPVNSSVPLPELEYREKGRDGNSKEREGKQQQQHTIGINNNNSILHTLDSTLQETEYMDNMGGKRLNNDLGRGEITHTPKEEEEVVGGGGENTHTPKEEVGGTGGGGKNYKNARGGGGVATNSSPRNHSSTNGSVPSSGSSNKNEKKQKSAGKGAANQKDPVENCIPNNQLGKPEALVRLEQDVKRLKADLQASRQLESDLRSHLSSLTSQDRSLRSELGQLRQDNEMLQNKLYSAVQAKQKDKQTVSQLEKRLKAEQEARALAEKQLAEERKRKKVEEATAARAVALAAASRGECTDSLRGRIRELETECKKLSIDMKLKEEHIRELEGKCQELRKYKENEKDMEVLMSALSAMQDKTQHLENSLSAETRIKLDLFSALGDAKRQLEIAQGQIHQRDQEIAELKQKIAEVMAVMPSISYSNDSSSLSPVTPHYSSKFMDNSPSSLDPNASVYQPLKK, from the exons ATGAAGCGGCGCAATGCGGACTGCAGCAAGCTCCGACGGCCGTTAAAACGGAACCGAATCACCGAGGGTATATATAGCAG tacgtTCCTGTATCTGAAGTTTCTGGTGGTGTGGGTGCTGGTGCTGCTGGCAGACTTTGTGTTGGAGTTCAGGTTTGAGTACCTGTGGCCCTTCTGGCTCTTCATACGCAGTGTCTATGACTCATTCAGATACCAGGGgctg gcgTTCTCagtgttctttgtgtgtgtggcGTTTACATCTGACATCATCTGCCTCCTCTTTATCCCTGTCCAATGGCTGTTCTTCGCTGCCAGCACCTACGTGTGGGTCCAGTACGTCTGGCACACAG agagaggagtgtgtctACCCACCGTATCGCTATGGATACTGTTTGTTTACATGGAAGCTGCCATCCGCTTCAAGGACCTGAAGAACTTCCATGTGGACCTGTGTCGGCCCTTCGCTGCTCACTG TATTGGCTACCCCGTGGTGACTCTGGGCTTTGGCTTTAAGAGTTACGTCAGCTATAGGATGAGACTGAGGAAACAGAAGGAGGTGCAGAAGGAGAATGAGTTTTACATGCAGCTCCTACAGCAAGCTCTGCCCCCAGAGCAACAGTtgctacagagacaggagagagaggcagaggagg CCATGGCTAAAGGTGTGTCATCAGAGATGGACTTAGCCCCTCCGGTCTCCCAAAACGGGGCTACACCCGGCAAGAAGAACCCCGTTAACTCTTCTGTCCCCTTACCGGAACTGGAGTAccgggagaaagggagagacggCAACAGCAAGGAGCGGGAGggcaaacaacaacaacaacacacaataggaatcaacaacaacaacagtatcctccacacactggactccacgTTACAGGAGACAGAGTATATGGATAACATGGGGGGGAAGAGACTGAACAACGACCTCGGTAGAGGAGAAATCACACACACTcccaaagaggaggaggaggtggtgggaggaggaggagagaacacacacactcctaaagaggaggtggggggaacagggggaggagggaaaaACTACAAAAACGCCAGAGGAGGAGGCGGTGTGGCCACCAACTCCTCACCTCGGAATCACAGCTCCACCAATGGGAGCGTGCCGTCGTCTGGCTCGTCCAATAAGAACGAGAAGAAGCAGAAGTCGGCGGGGAAAGGAGCAGCCAATCAGAAGGATCCCGTGGAGAACTGCATTCCCAACAATCAACTGGGCAAGCCGGAAGCTCTCGTGCg gttggAGCAGGATGTGAAACGGCTGAAGGCAGACCTGCAGGCGAGCCGTCAGCTGGAGTCAGATTTACgttctcacctctcctccctgaccagccAGGACAGGAGTCTGCGCTCAGAGCTGGGCCAGCTGCGACAAGACAACGAGATGCTGCAGAACaa gctctACAGTGCTGTCCAGGCCAAGCAGAAGGACAAGCAGACTGTCTCCCAGCTAGAGAAGAGGCTGAAGGCAGAGCAGGAGGCGCGGGCGCTGGCGGAGAAACAGCTGgctgaggagaggaagaggaagaaagtgGAGGAAGCCACCGCAGCCCGGGCTGTAGCACTGGCCGCAGCCTCCAG GGGTGAGTGTACTGACTCCCTGCGTGGTCGGATCAGAGAGTTGGAGACGGAGTGTAAGAAACTCAGCATCGACATGAAACTCAAAGAAGAGCACATAAGAGAGCTGGAGGGGAAATGCCAG gaGCTGCGTAAGTACAAGGAGAATGAGAAGGACATGGAGGTGTTAATGTCGGCGCTGTCGGCCATGCAGGATAAAACCCAGCACCTGGAGAACAGCCTGTCTGCTGAGACCAGGATCAAACTAGACCTCTTCTCTGCCCTGGGGGACGCCAAAAGACAGCTGGAGATCGCACAAG gTCAGATCCACCAGAGAGACCAGGAGATAGCAGAGTTGAAGCAGAAGATAGCTGAGGTGATGGCGGTGATGCCCAGCATCTCCTACAGCAACGACAGCAGCAGCCTCAGCCCCGTTACCCCACACTACTCCTCCAAGTTCATGGACAATAGTCCCTCTTCCCTGGATCCCAACGCTTCTGTCTACCAGCCACTCAAAAAGtga
- the LOC115176324 gene encoding transcription factor E2F3 — protein sequence MRKRGVPEKVLISGVGGSSMDKKQTVLTRYNNATYYQILTPPPCPNQTNNVVVADPTVSQLYTTPIGVSTNGTGPRPALGRPPAKRRLELEERDQYTTEPISEPRAKRATTHSLRRTQTPPSPLEKTRYDTSLCLLTQKFVQLLAQSSDGVVDLNRAAESLKVQKRRLYDITNVLEGVHLIKKSSKNNIQWLGCSLSPEGVASDQTPGSVGKELLKLTQEEKRLDQLINSCTLIVQQMTEDTPTRKFAYISYDDVKRTPSLNDQTVIVIKAPAETRLEVPDPAESLQVHLSSTQGPIEVFLCSDDHAPSSTLNGNGHPPSSSSYVNGNSTSFLKVSQEGNNCTGNGFSNALSRLPACSAVTVTPVSPLPSSLTSLLPLQDVDQEPFIPLSLVGDDYLLSLGEDEGISDLFSYDLDRLPLDNLLCN from the exons ATGAGAAAGAGGGGAGTCCCGGAAAAAGTCCTAATTTCAGGTGTCGGAGGCTCCTCGATGGATAAAAAACAAACGGTTCTGACCCGGTACAACAATGCGACATATTATCAGATCTTAACCCCTCCGCCTTGTCCGAACCAGACTAACAATGTAGTTGTCGCAGACCCGACCGTGAGTCAGCTTTACACTACACCCATAGGGGTGTCTACAAACGGGACCGGACCGCGACCAGCCCTCGGAAGACCCCCG GCGAAGCGTCGGTTGGAGCTGGAGGAGCGGGACCAGTACACCACTGAGCCAATCAGTGAGCCCAGAGCTAAGAGAGCCACCACACACTCCCTCAGAAGAACCCAGA cTCCTCCCTCCCCGTTAGAGAAGACCAGGTATGACACATCTCTCTGCCTGCTGACCCAGAAGTTTGTCCAGCTGCTGGCCCAGTCCAGTGACGGGGTGGTGGACCTGAACCGGGCCGCGGAGTCCCTCAAGGTGCAGAAGAGACGCCTCTATGACATCACCAACGTACTGGAGGGGGTGCATCTCATCAAGAAGTCGTCCAAGAACAACATCCAATGGCT gggctgTAGCCTGTCTCCAGAAGGAGTGGCCAGTGACCAGACCCCAGGCTCTGTGGGTAAAGAACTGCTGAAGTTGACCCAAGAGGAGAAGAGACTGGACCAACTGATAAACAGCTGCACACTCATCGTCCAACAGATGACTGAGGATACACCCACAAGGAA GTTTGCGTACATATCGTATGATGATGTGAAAAGGACTCCTAGTCTGAATGACCAGACGGTCATCGTGATCAAAGCCCCTGCTGAAACCAGACTGGAGGTGCCAGACCCtgcagag AGTCTCCAGGTCCACTTGAGCAGCACCCAGGGTCCAATAGAAGTCTTCCTGTGCTCAGATGATCACGCCCCTTCCTCTACGCTGAACGGAAATGGACATCCCCCCTCATCTTCGTCATATGTCAATGGAAACTCCACATCCTTCCTCAAGGTGTCACAAG AGGGTAATAACTGCACCGGTAACGGTTTCTCCAACGCCCTGTCCAGGCTCCCAGCATGCTCAGCGGTGACTGTCACTCCTgtctcccccctgccctcctccctcacctccctcctccccctccaggacGTTGACCAGGAgcccttcatccccctctctctcgtgggggatgactaCCTGCTTAGCCTGGGTGAAGACGAAGGCATCAGCGACCTGTTCTCTTACGATCTGGACCGGCTTCCACTAGACAACCTGCTCTGTAATTGA